CTGGTCGCCCAGCTTCTCCCGGCAGTACCGGTACAGCTCCGCGCTGGCCTGCAGGCTGTCGTGGAACTTCAGCGCCAGCCGCATGGCCTGTGATGCGGAGATACTGACCGAGACGCGACCCCCGCCGTACGCGGGGAGGCGCCACGCGCGCCCGTAGCGGTCGAGCAGGTCGCGCCCCGGCTGGCCGGGAAAGCGCCGCCGGAACTCGCGCTCGACTGCTGCCCCGGTCAGCCGGTCGGCCCCGAGCCAGTACAGGTCGGAGGCGTCAATGGTGAAGCAGCCGACGAGACCCGTGGCGGCAGCCTCGTCAATGCACAGCCGGTAGTAGGCCAGGGAGCGCTGCAACTGCTCGGGGCTGACGTGCCCGTGCGCATGGTCACCGGAGATGCGCCGCAGTGACGCGGCCTGCGACCCGATCAGGATCATGTGGTCGCCCTCGATCTCTACGGCCACACCGAGGCGCCGGGCCTCGCGGTCGCCGAGGGTCATGTACTCACGGATCGAGGTGCCGGTGTGGCCGCGGGTGATCTCCCACGTGCCGGGCGGGGCGGTGATGACGCTCTCGGGCGCGGTCTCACGGCCGAAGGAGAGCGTCAACTCGCCGGGCACCCCGCGCGCCCGGTAGGCCGCAAGGATGCCCGGCAGGAACAGCTCCGGCAGGCGGATGCCCGTCGAGGAATGGCGCACGACGCCGAGCCAGGTGGCGCCGGCGTCGCCCTGATGCCGCAATGATTGAGTCATGCACGTTCACGCGCTTAGGGCGCGGGTGCCGCGTCGTGTGCGGCGGGCCCCGCGTCGGTCCGTGGGG
This is a stretch of genomic DNA from bacterium. It encodes these proteins:
- a CDS encoding tagaturonate epimerase family protein, giving the protein MTQSLRHQGDAGATWLGVVRHSSTGIRLPELFLPGILAAYRARGVPGELTLSFGRETAPESVITAPPGTWEITRGHTGTSIREYMTLGDREARRLGVAVEIEGDHMILIGSQAASLRRISGDHAHGHVSPEQLQRSLAYYRLCIDEAAATGLVGCFTIDASDLYWLGADRLTGAAVEREFRRRFPGQPGRDLLDRYGRAWRLPAYGGGRVSVSISASQAMRLALKFHDSLQASAELYRYCREKLGDQPFSWEIALDETAGPTTPREALFTLVEWQSLGLPCHYLGPNVGFAKRLDYTGDLALLTRRVRQQDAIVRGIAGGLLSIHSGDGTNPDTNRGAGTWAAIVAGCGGNCKFKVSDQYYELLLEHLAALPPGSTGRVLYEGLFDAVETYLRHELATGGPLVTPSLRQQVAAYDEQVKRAPSLRRDPRADFFRFNEYLSLNMRDETGGRPWREALLRYVRSDATFRRRFDQAVEELTLRMIDGLHLAEARED